The sequence AGCAATCCCTTCGACCTGAGCGGAAAGGTCGCGCTGGTGACCGGTGGTGGCGTGGGCATCGGGCAGGCCATCGCGGTTGGTCTGGCTCAGGCGGGAGCGGATGTGGCCGTCACCACCCACCGCTCTGGTGAGGGGCAGACCGGGGAGGCCGTCACAGCCTGCGGGGTCCGCTTCAAGGCCGTGCAAACCGACCTAACCCGGCAGGATTCTTCCAGTATCAACACGCTGCTGGACGAAATAGAACGCGATCTGGGGGCGGTGGACATCCTGGTGAACAACGCCGGGATGATTCGCCGGGCCGACGCTGCCGAGTACACCGAGGCCGACTGGGAAGCGGTCATTGAACTCAACCAGTCGGCGGTGTGGCGCATGTGTCAGGCAGCGGGACAACGCATGCTGGAGCGGGAGTACGGCAAGATCATCAACGTCGCCTCGCTGCTGTCGTTTCAGGGCGGCATTCGCGTTCCGGCCTACACCGCCAGTAAGCACGCCGTGGCCGGACTCACGAAAGCCCTGGCGAACGAATGGGCGGCAAAAGGTGTGAACGTCAACGCCATTGCGCCCGGTTACATCGCCACCGACAACACCGCCGCGCTCAGGGCCGATGCCGGGAGAAGCAAGAGCATTCTGGAACGGATTCCTGCCGGACGCTGGGGCACTCCCGCCGACCTGGCGGGCGCAGCGGTTTTTCTGGCTTCCCCCGCGTCGGATTACGTGAACGGGCATGTGCTGGTGGTCGACGGTGGCTGGCTCGCCCGCTGAGTTTGTTGGCCTTCTGCGGCAGGCTCGGGTGGTGGGCGTACTGCGCGCCGGAAGCGCCGAAACTGCCTATCAGGCGGCCCAGGCCGCGGTAAAGGGTGGCCTGAAGATGATCGAGTTCACCTTCACAACCCCGCAGGTCACGCAGGTGATCGAACGTTTTCGCAATGAATATCCGGGTCTTCCAGTCGGGGCAGGCACTGTCATGAACGCGGATCAGGCCGCCGCGGCCATCAAGGTGGGCGCACAATTCCTGGTCAGCCCGCATCTGGGCGAGGACATTCAGGAGGTTGCTCTGCAACGAGGGATTCCTTATGTTCCAGGGGTGCTGACGCCCACCGAGATCGTGCGTGTCCTGTCCCTGGGTGTCCCTGTCATCAAACTCTTTCCGGCTGGCTCGGCGGGGGGCACGGCGTACCTTAAAGACCTGCTCGGCCCTTTCCCCGATCTGAAGGTGATGGTGACAGGCGGGATCAAGCCCGCCAGGGTCAGCGATTATCTGCAAGCCGGGGCGCTGGCTGTTGGCCTGGGCAGTCAGCTCTTTCCGAGCCAGGCTATGCAAGACGGCGACTGGAACGCGGTGAAGGAGGCCACAGCTCACGCCCTGCTGGAGTCGAAATGAATGTCCACCACGCAATGCACGTACACCACCCGGATCGCCTTTTCGAACTGGTAAGCGTGGGCGAGTGCATGGTGGAATTGCGGGCCAGGGAATCCCTCCGTACAGCCACGGAACTTCAGCGCAGCTATGGAGGCGACACCCTGAATACCCTGGTTACCGCCAGTCGCCTGGGGTTACGCACCGCTTTTATCTCACGAGTGGGGAATGATCCTTTCGGTGAAGGAATGCGTCGGGCCTGGGAGGTGGAGGGTGTGAACGTGGAAGCTGCGCCGCTGGTCAGCGGTGAGAACGGCGTTTACTTCATTCATGTGCAGGACAGCGAAAGGGAATTCACCTACCGCCGGGCAGGCAGTGCCGCCAGCCAGTTGTCGCCCAGCGACATCCCGGAACTTCTGATCGCTGCCACAAAAGTGCTGCTCATTAGTGGAATTACCCAGGCAATCAGTGCTAATGCCCAGGCCGCCACGCTGTACGCCGCACGACTGGCACGCGAGCACCATGTCTACGTGGCTTACGACCCGAATTATCGCCCGGCCCTTTGGCAAAGTCGGGGTGGCCTCAAAGCTGCCTGGCGGGCTTGCCAGGAGGTACTGCCATTCACCGATCTGCTGCTGCCCAGCCATCCCGCCGATGATGTCCTCATGACTGACCTCGCGGACTGGCACGGTGTGCAGGTCAGCAAGCGCGGGGCCGAAGGAGCCATTCTGCGCGGTGCCAGCGGAGATACGGTAATTCCGGCGTCCCCGGTAACAGTCACAGACAGCACCGGGGCAGGCGACGCCTTCAACGCTGGCCTGATCAGCGGTCTACTGGAAGGCAGAACCTTGTCGGAGGCGGTAACCTTCGCCCACCGGGTCGCCGGAATTGGGTTGCGGTATCCGGGGGCCATTCCGCCCCGCGCAGAGTTTCACCAGGAGTGCTTGTCGTTGGAAAGGGTTCTGGCAACTAAACGCTGGTAGTACAACGTTCTATAATTTGGAGGTTCTGGCAACTTAACGTGAGTGAGGCCGGAGTAGCTCAGCAGGCGGCTTGAGGGGTAGTAACTACATTCACCGGAAAACGTCCGTTAACTCTGTACCGGACATCTTCAAGTTGAGGCTGTGCTGGACGGGAAATCCCTAAACGTGTGATCAGTCGCGAACCGGCACGACAAACGGCGGTGTTTTGGGTGTGTGAGCAGCCCAAAACCCGCCGATCCCCAGCGTACTGAACTCACCCGCCACTTCAAAGCCTGCGCTCCTTTCCTGCGCCACGACACGCTGCAGCGTGTCGTGGACGTGATCTTCGCGATGGTGACCGCGAGGAGCGTGAATCAGAGTGACCTGTGCGCCC is a genomic window of Deinococcus reticulitermitis containing:
- the kduD gene encoding 2-dehydro-3-deoxy-D-gluconate 5-dehydrogenase KduD — protein: MSNPFDLSGKVALVTGGGVGIGQAIAVGLAQAGADVAVTTHRSGEGQTGEAVTACGVRFKAVQTDLTRQDSSSINTLLDEIERDLGAVDILVNNAGMIRRADAAEYTEADWEAVIELNQSAVWRMCQAAGQRMLEREYGKIINVASLLSFQGGIRVPAYTASKHAVAGLTKALANEWAAKGVNVNAIAPGYIATDNTAALRADAGRSKSILERIPAGRWGTPADLAGAAVFLASPASDYVNGHVLVVDGGWLAR
- a CDS encoding bifunctional 4-hydroxy-2-oxoglutarate aldolase/2-dehydro-3-deoxy-phosphogluconate aldolase — protein: MCWWSTVAGSPAEFVGLLRQARVVGVLRAGSAETAYQAAQAAVKGGLKMIEFTFTTPQVTQVIERFRNEYPGLPVGAGTVMNADQAAAAIKVGAQFLVSPHLGEDIQEVALQRGIPYVPGVLTPTEIVRVLSLGVPVIKLFPAGSAGGTAYLKDLLGPFPDLKVMVTGGIKPARVSDYLQAGALAVGLGSQLFPSQAMQDGDWNAVKEATAHALLESK
- a CDS encoding sugar kinase, whose amino-acid sequence is MNVHHAMHVHHPDRLFELVSVGECMVELRARESLRTATELQRSYGGDTLNTLVTASRLGLRTAFISRVGNDPFGEGMRRAWEVEGVNVEAAPLVSGENGVYFIHVQDSEREFTYRRAGSAASQLSPSDIPELLIAATKVLLISGITQAISANAQAATLYAARLAREHHVYVAYDPNYRPALWQSRGGLKAAWRACQEVLPFTDLLLPSHPADDVLMTDLADWHGVQVSKRGAEGAILRGASGDTVIPASPVTVTDSTGAGDAFNAGLISGLLEGRTLSEAVTFAHRVAGIGLRYPGAIPPRAEFHQECLSLERVLATKRW